One Triticum dicoccoides isolate Atlit2015 ecotype Zavitan chromosome 4B, WEW_v2.0, whole genome shotgun sequence genomic window carries:
- the LOC119295514 gene encoding uncharacterized protein LOC119295514 has translation MAYRRKQQGPVASDDRRTPQPQSSAASSYNYTSMDSMREPKVGLWGALARKAKGILDEDAAAHKFDDHGKVHSATRKPNSSDGAQAPQSRWSFDSYGGTERSEPRKRSEALAASVNQFGGRIRNALEEGLIIVDNKTSNIIEETKKIQIRRKPNSSSLHMQNPAADAFPPPSFTLNKAEAAQETQLKASRDVANAMAAKAKLVLRELKTVKADLAFAKQRCTQLEEENKMLRETKQKGVKIEEDDDLIRMQLETLLAEKSRLAQENSMYARENRFLREIVDFHQFAAHNVVSFADGNMKDSKLEEDTNRAYTENMFPVVEAYLAQEEISPVPSRLDSPILSPGESSSPVSIISVDNAANSLRNALKPNELVPDKD, from the exons ATGGCCTACCGCCGGAAGCAGCAGGGGCCCGTCGCCTCCGACGACCGCCGGACTCCCCAGCCCCAG AGTTCGGCTGCTTCGTCGTACAACTACACGTCGATGGATAGCATGCGTGAGCCTAAGGTTGGATTGTGGGGAGCTTTGGCAAGAAAGGCCAAGGGGATTCTCGACGAGGATGCTGCTGCTCACAAGTTCGATGACCATGGGAAAGTTCATAGTGCTACTCGCAAGCCCAACTCATCGGATGGAGCTCAG GCCCCTCAATCTCGTTGGTCATTCGACAGCTATGGAGGGACAGAAAGGAGCGAACCGCGGAAGAGGTCAGAGGCACTTGCCGCTTCTGTCAACCAGTTTGGTGGAAGAATCAGAAACGCCTTGGAA GAAGGTCTCATTATTGTTGATAATAAGACATCAAACATCAtcgaggaaacaaagaagatacaaaTTAGAAGAAAGCCTAACAGTTCCAGTTTGCATATGCAGAATCCTGCTGCAGATGCATTCCCCCCTCCGAGTTTCACTCTGAATAAAGCTGAGGCAGCTCAGGAGACCCAGTTAAAAGCTTCTCGCGAC GTTGCTAATGCGATGGCTGCTAAAGCAAAACTTGTACTTCGTGAACTAAAAACCGTTAAAGCGGACCTAGCCTTTGCGAAGCAGCGCTGCACTCAGCTAGAAGAAGAGAACAAAATGTTGCGTGAAACTAAGCAGAAAGGGGTCAAAATTGAAGAGGATGATGACCTG ATCCGCATGCAACTGGAGACATTACTCGCCGAGAAATCAAGGCTGGCACAGGAGAACTCCATGTATGCCCGTGAAAATCGCTTCCTGCGTGAGATAGTAGATTTTCACCAGTTCGCCGCCCACAATGTCGTCTCCTTTGCTGATGGCAATATGAAAGACAGCAAGCTAGAAGAAGATACCAATCGCGCATACACTGAAAACATGTTTCCGGTGGTTGAAGCCTATTTAGCTCAGGAAGAAATATCTCCTGTCCCCTCGAGACTGGATTCTCCGATCCTCAGCCCAGGCGAGTCATCATCCCCAGTATCCATCATTTCTGTAGATAATGCTGCTAATTCGCTGAGGAACGCCTTGAAGCCAAATGAGTTGGTGCCTGACAAAGATTGA